One genomic segment of Aquipluma nitroreducens includes these proteins:
- a CDS encoding four helix bundle protein — MSEKKSIIKDKSFAFAVRAIRLFQYLTEIKKEYVLSKQLLRSGTAIGALVREAQNAESTKDFIHKLGIAQKECDETIYWLELLKETEYINDKEFESINNEANELLKMLRSAIITSKKNL, encoded by the coding sequence ATGAGTGAGAAGAAAAGCATCATAAAAGATAAGAGTTTTGCTTTTGCAGTGCGGGCTATCAGGCTTTTTCAATATTTGACCGAAATAAAAAAGGAATATGTGCTGAGCAAGCAATTATTGAGAAGCGGAACGGCTATTGGAGCTTTAGTTCGTGAAGCACAAAATGCCGAAAGCACCAAAGACTTCATTCATAAGTTGGGCATCGCTCAAAAAGAATGTGACGAAACCATTTACTGGCTCGAATTATTGAAAGAAACAGAATACATAAACGATAAAGAATTTGAAAGTATAAACAATGAAGCGAATGAGTTACTGAAGATGCTTCGAAGTGCAATCATCACCTCAAAGAAAAATTTATAA
- a CDS encoding DUF4492 domain-containing protein — MNVFKRTFRFYYDGFSNLPRWGKQVWLVILIKLFILFVILKIFFFPNFLKTNFNNDSDRSNHVLENLTNIN, encoded by the coding sequence ATGAATGTATTTAAACGTACTTTCCGGTTTTACTATGATGGATTTTCAAACCTTCCCCGCTGGGGTAAACAGGTTTGGTTGGTCATCCTGATCAAGCTTTTTATCCTATTCGTCATCCTGAAAATCTTTTTCTTTCCCAATTTTCTGAAAACGAATTTTAATAACGATTCGGATCGGAGTAATCATGTGCTTGAGAATTTAACAAATATCAACTAA
- a CDS encoding cytochrome ubiquinol oxidase subunit I, whose protein sequence is MLEGISTSLVDWSRAQFALTAMYHWIFVPLTLGLGIIIAIMETLYVKTGNPEWKRITKFWMTLFGINFAIGVATGIILEFEFGTNWSNYSWFVGDIFGAPLAIEGILAFFMESTFIAIMFFGWNKVSKGFHLTATWLTAIGANLSALWILVANGWMQKPVGMVFNPETARMEMTSFWEVLFSPMAVHKFLHTTSSSFVLAAIFVIGVSSWYILKGRDIVFARKSIVVSSIFGFLAILYTVFTGDSSARDIAHHQPMKFAAFEGLYNGSEGAGLVALGLFSENSTDPNNQNLKDFAVKIEIPNILSYMAFLNWNAFVPGINDLINGNEKYGVLSADEKIARGKLAIEKLKAFKEAKKAGNVVVADSLKTQIMSPEFQNNNFKYFGYGYIADKNTLVPSVAFSFYSFHIMVVLGMYFIFFFLFALYYTLKGKIHKKRKFLKIAIWTIPLAYIASQAGWVLAEVGRQPWIIQDLMPTIAAVTKISVGAVQVTFWLFAIIFTTLLIAEIKIMTRQIKIGSKTEGGTN, encoded by the coding sequence ATGCTTGAAGGAATTAGTACATCTTTAGTCGATTGGTCGAGGGCGCAATTTGCACTTACGGCCATGTATCACTGGATTTTTGTGCCTTTGACACTTGGTCTGGGGATTATTATTGCTATTATGGAAACGCTCTACGTTAAAACCGGAAATCCGGAGTGGAAGCGCATTACCAAATTCTGGATGACCCTTTTCGGAATCAACTTTGCGATTGGTGTTGCCACTGGTATTATTCTTGAATTCGAGTTTGGTACCAACTGGTCGAATTATTCATGGTTTGTGGGCGACATTTTTGGGGCGCCGCTGGCCATCGAGGGAATTCTGGCCTTTTTCATGGAATCTACCTTCATTGCCATCATGTTTTTTGGGTGGAACAAGGTGAGTAAAGGATTTCATTTAACGGCAACATGGTTGACAGCTATCGGAGCCAATTTATCAGCCTTATGGATTTTAGTTGCCAATGGCTGGATGCAAAAACCTGTTGGCATGGTTTTCAATCCTGAAACTGCCCGTATGGAAATGACCAGTTTTTGGGAAGTGTTGTTTTCGCCCATGGCCGTTCATAAGTTTTTGCACACCACTTCGTCATCATTTGTTTTAGCGGCTATTTTTGTAATTGGTGTGTCGTCGTGGTATATCCTGAAAGGCCGAGATATTGTTTTTGCGCGGAAGAGTATTGTGGTTAGCTCCATTTTTGGCTTTTTGGCAATTCTCTATACCGTTTTTACAGGCGATAGTTCGGCTCGCGACATTGCCCATCATCAACCGATGAAATTTGCTGCTTTCGAAGGTTTGTACAACGGAAGCGAAGGCGCTGGACTGGTTGCCCTCGGTTTGTTTTCGGAAAACTCTACAGATCCGAATAATCAAAACCTGAAGGACTTTGCGGTAAAGATTGAAATCCCGAACATCTTGTCGTATATGGCTTTCCTGAATTGGAATGCTTTTGTACCTGGAATAAATGATTTGATCAATGGAAACGAGAAGTATGGAGTTTTATCGGCTGACGAAAAAATTGCCCGGGGCAAATTAGCCATCGAAAAACTTAAAGCATTTAAGGAAGCCAAAAAAGCAGGAAATGTTGTTGTGGCAGATTCACTGAAAACCCAAATCATGAGTCCCGAATTTCAGAATAACAATTTCAAATACTTTGGCTACGGTTACATTGCCGATAAAAATACGCTGGTTCCGAGTGTCGCATTTTCGTTTTACAGCTTTCACATCATGGTTGTGCTGGGTATGTATTTTATCTTCTTTTTCCTGTTTGCCTTGTACTATACGCTCAAAGGAAAAATTCATAAAAAGCGTAAATTCCTGAAAATTGCGATCTGGACCATCCCATTGGCTTATATCGCCAGTCAGGCAGGTTGGGTTTTGGCCGAAGTTGGCCGTCAGCCTTGGATTATTCAGGATTTGATGCCTACAATTGCTGCAGTTACTAAAATCAGTGTTGGAGCAGTTCAGGTTACATTCTGGCTTTTTGCGATCATTTTTACCACATTGCTTATTGCCGAAATAAAAATCATGACGCGTCAAATTAAAATCGGATCTAAAACAGAAGGAGGAACCAACTAA
- the nuoK gene encoding NADH-quinone oxidoreductase subunit NuoK has translation MQDISSAIQVIPLEHYVFLCVTLFSIGLLGVLFRRNTIIILMCIELMFNSVNLLVAAFSAYHSDPAGQVFVFFIMIVAAAEVAVGLSILVMMKRNVDSVDINLLNRLKW, from the coding sequence ATGCAAGACATATCATCTGCCATACAAGTTATTCCATTAGAGCATTACGTTTTTTTATGCGTAACTCTTTTCAGCATTGGTTTGCTTGGAGTATTGTTCAGGCGAAATACAATCATCATTTTAATGTGTATCGAACTCATGTTCAACTCAGTAAATTTATTGGTTGCCGCATTTTCGGCCTACCATTCCGACCCGGCCGGACAGGTTTTCGTTTTCTTTATCATGATTGTAGCCGCTGCCGAAGTTGCCGTCGGCCTATCCATTCTGGTGATGATGAAACGCAATGTGGATTCCGTAGATATTAACCTTTTGAACCGTTTGAAATGGTAG
- the nuoL gene encoding NADH-quinone oxidoreductase subunit L, whose amino-acid sequence MNLAILVPALPLLGFLITGLAYKRLNHNQAGIIASIAVGLSFLVSVALFFMLRNSGQNSATVTLFNWIALGNMNIPFAFLIDHLSLTMMLIITGVGTLIHIYSIGYMHGDDRVNSFFAQMNLFTFSMLLLVMGANYLVLFIGWEGVGLCSYLLIGFWFKNPAYNYAARKAFVMNRIGDVGFILGIILLFYTFKSVSFSEIFTQAGAMQVGAPAITLITLLLLVGAVGKSAQIPLYTWLPDAMAGPTPVSALIHAATMVTAGIYMIARSSILYNLAPITLNIIIVIGMATATFAAIIGLKQNDIKKVLAYSTVSQLGYMFLALGLGAYSTGVFHVTTHAFFKALLFLGAGSVIHAMGGEQDIRKMGGLRKKMPITYITFLAATLAISGIPPFSGFFSKDMILSKALEHNILLYILALGTALITCFYMFRLLYLVFFGEQRMSGAHPHESPKVMTVPLMILSVLSVFGGFLNIPSLFGGNLSFSNYLDSAVVSKSSEEISHSTEIGMIFLSVILLVVIIYWAYQTYVRKAQIPSGDEVKQTPLQRIITNKFHIDEIYQTAFEKPFGLLSNFLFKKVESIILGPSVDEVGTITSKLGDLTRKLQRGNISFYLFAMVAGILLFVVFILTI is encoded by the coding sequence ATGAACCTCGCAATACTCGTACCTGCGTTGCCATTACTGGGTTTTCTCATAACCGGACTGGCATACAAACGTTTAAACCACAATCAGGCCGGAATAATTGCCAGCATTGCAGTTGGTTTATCATTCCTGGTATCAGTTGCATTATTTTTTATGCTCCGAAATTCAGGACAGAATTCAGCGACAGTGACGCTTTTCAACTGGATTGCCCTTGGAAATATGAACATTCCATTCGCTTTTCTGATCGATCATTTGTCGCTCACCATGATGCTGATTATTACCGGCGTTGGGACTTTGATTCACATCTATTCCATCGGGTATATGCACGGCGATGATCGGGTAAATTCGTTCTTCGCGCAAATGAATCTATTCACTTTCAGCATGTTGCTTTTGGTGATGGGCGCCAATTACCTGGTTCTGTTTATCGGATGGGAAGGCGTTGGACTCTGCTCCTATTTGCTGATTGGCTTCTGGTTCAAGAATCCGGCATATAATTATGCAGCCCGCAAAGCATTCGTTATGAACCGCATCGGTGATGTTGGATTCATTCTGGGAATCATCCTGCTTTTCTATACGTTTAAATCTGTTTCTTTTTCTGAAATATTTACACAAGCCGGTGCCATGCAGGTTGGAGCACCAGCCATCACGCTCATTACGCTGCTGCTCTTAGTTGGTGCAGTGGGCAAAAGTGCTCAGATTCCGCTTTACACCTGGCTGCCCGATGCAATGGCTGGCCCAACACCGGTTTCGGCGCTTATACATGCTGCAACCATGGTTACCGCCGGTATTTATATGATTGCCCGTTCGAGCATTCTGTATAATCTGGCGCCAATCACCCTCAATATTATTATTGTGATTGGTATGGCCACAGCTACTTTTGCAGCCATCATCGGTTTAAAGCAGAACGACATTAAGAAAGTACTGGCCTACTCAACCGTTTCGCAATTGGGTTACATGTTTCTGGCTTTAGGGCTGGGAGCCTACTCCACCGGAGTTTTCCACGTAACTACACACGCGTTTTTTAAAGCATTGCTTTTCCTGGGCGCTGGAAGTGTTATTCATGCGATGGGTGGCGAGCAGGACATCCGCAAAATGGGTGGACTACGAAAGAAAATGCCAATAACATACATCACATTCCTGGCGGCAACGCTTGCCATTAGCGGGATTCCGCCATTCTCCGGATTCTTCAGCAAAGACATGATATTGAGCAAAGCTTTAGAGCACAATATTCTTCTGTATATTCTGGCTCTCGGAACAGCTTTGATTACCTGTTTTTACATGTTCAGGCTGTTGTATCTGGTGTTCTTTGGCGAACAACGAATGTCCGGTGCACATCCGCACGAATCGCCCAAAGTGATGACTGTTCCATTGATGATTTTAAGTGTACTCTCGGTTTTTGGAGGGTTCCTGAATATCCCGTCACTTTTCGGAGGCAATCTTAGTTTCAGTAATTATCTCGACAGTGCAGTAGTTTCCAAATCTTCCGAAGAAATCAGCCACTCCACTGAAATTGGAATGATTTTCCTTTCGGTAATACTTTTAGTAGTGATCATCTACTGGGCTTACCAAACCTATGTCAGAAAAGCACAAATCCCTTCCGGAGACGAAGTAAAACAAACTCCGTTACAACGAATAATTACCAACAAATTTCACATCGACGAGATTTACCAAACCGCATTTGAAAAACCTTTCGGGCTCCTTTCGAATTTCCTTTTCAAAAAAGTTGAATCCATTATTCTTGGACCGTCAGTTGACGAAGTTGGAACGATTACCTCGAAGTTGGGTGACTTAACCCGCAAATTGCAACGTGGAAACATCAGTTTTTATCTTTTTGCCATGGTTGCCGGAATTCTTTTGTTTGTTGTATTTATACTGACAATTTAG
- the cydB gene encoding cytochrome d ubiquinol oxidase subunit II — MFESLSLLSLQQYWWLIVSLLGALFVFLMFVQGGETLFFTIAKNEEEKSLLVNTLGRKWEFTFTTLVTFGGAFFASFPLFYATSFGGAYWVWFAILISFVIQAVSYEFRKKPDNFLGAKTYETFLFINGLLGPLLVGTAVGTFFNGAMFSLDDMKHVTWGTEFRGLEAVLTFHNLALGFAVVFLSRILGLLYFMNSIDSEAIYERSKKQLLYNTVPFLVFFLYFVIALLFKDGFAYNPTSGEISIESYKYLHNLLAIPVNTLMLLIGVVGVLWGIGSTILKGGTKGIWFVGGGTVLTVWALLILAAFNNTSFYPSIFDMQSSLTIENASSSKFTLVAMSYVSLFVPFVLGYIWYAWKSMNNEKISTKELEQEHHVY; from the coding sequence ATGTTCGAATCACTATCACTCTTAAGTTTACAGCAATACTGGTGGCTGATTGTTTCGCTGCTGGGCGCTTTGTTTGTTTTCCTGATGTTTGTTCAGGGTGGTGAAACTTTGTTTTTTACCATCGCTAAAAATGAAGAAGAAAAGTCGCTTCTGGTGAATACACTTGGCCGGAAATGGGAATTTACCTTTACCACATTGGTTACTTTTGGTGGCGCGTTCTTTGCGTCTTTCCCGTTGTTTTATGCTACTTCGTTTGGTGGCGCTTACTGGGTTTGGTTTGCCATCCTGATCTCGTTTGTCATTCAGGCTGTTTCGTACGAATTCAGGAAAAAACCTGATAACTTTTTAGGCGCTAAAACCTACGAGACCTTCCTTTTTATCAATGGATTGCTCGGGCCGCTACTCGTTGGAACGGCTGTTGGAACTTTCTTTAACGGTGCCATGTTTTCGCTCGACGACATGAAACATGTGACTTGGGGAACTGAATTTCGTGGTTTGGAAGCCGTACTTACGTTCCATAACCTGGCTTTGGGATTCGCTGTTGTATTTCTTTCACGCATTTTAGGTTTGCTTTATTTCATGAATTCAATTGACAGTGAAGCAATTTACGAACGCTCAAAGAAGCAATTGTTATACAATACGGTTCCGTTTTTGGTATTCTTCCTCTATTTTGTGATTGCGCTTCTTTTCAAGGATGGATTTGCTTACAATCCAACTTCCGGGGAAATCAGCATTGAATCGTATAAATACCTGCACAACTTGCTGGCTATACCGGTTAATACACTGATGCTTTTGATTGGGGTTGTTGGTGTATTGTGGGGAATTGGCTCAACAATCCTGAAAGGCGGTACTAAAGGAATCTGGTTTGTTGGTGGGGGAACTGTTTTAACGGTTTGGGCTTTGTTGATTTTGGCAGCATTCAATAATACCAGTTTCTATCCATCAATCTTCGATATGCAATCGTCATTGACTATCGAAAATGCGTCATCCAGCAAGTTTACACTGGTGGCCATGAGCTACGTTTCACTATTCGTTCCGTTTGTACTGGGCTACATCTGGTACGCCTGGAAATCAATGAACAATGAAAAAATCAGCACCAAAGAACTGGAGCAGGAGCACCATGTTTATTAA
- a CDS encoding complex I subunit 4 family protein produces the protein MILLIILLIPFLTGLSLLFFRKAGTARTVALISTVVNLLLTLSLLNADQSVTYSAEWINYLGIQFSLGYDGISTIMLLLTNLLFPFIVMAGFGRDQKNVPMLNCLILCAQSALIGVFLAQNAFLFYVFWELALIPVYFILLVWGGDDRKAITLKFFIYTLAGSLFLLFGIIYLYQLTPGTHTTDFSAFSQLQIPAGTQNWLFWILFIAFAIKMPIFPFHTWQPPTYKMASTQGVMILAGVMTKMGIYGALRFLFPVVPLGVLYWQNLVIIMSLTGVIYASVIAYKHTNLKTMIAYSSMAHISLMAAALFVLNSYAYQGLIFQVLSHGVTIAALFYVACLVKEQTGTTEMPQLGGLKINAPNMAILFLIILLGSIALPLTAGFVGEFLMITGLFQQSIWFALFGGLTMILGAIYMLYAYQRVMLGDKKLAFAKATDLGALDYWILIPLIVVILGLGIYPQPIFDILKPVAEVFSGLAH, from the coding sequence ATGATACTACTGATAATACTTTTAATTCCATTTTTGACAGGTCTGTCACTCCTGTTTTTTAGGAAGGCAGGAACAGCGAGAACAGTTGCTCTCATTTCAACAGTTGTTAATTTGTTACTGACGTTGTCGCTGCTAAACGCTGATCAATCGGTAACCTATTCAGCCGAATGGATCAACTATTTGGGAATTCAATTTTCGCTGGGTTATGATGGCATTAGTACGATTATGCTTTTGCTAACCAATCTGCTGTTCCCATTCATTGTTATGGCTGGCTTCGGACGCGACCAAAAGAATGTTCCGATGCTGAATTGTTTGATTTTGTGCGCTCAGTCCGCATTAATCGGAGTTTTTCTGGCTCAGAACGCGTTCCTGTTCTATGTTTTCTGGGAACTGGCGCTCATTCCGGTTTATTTCATCCTGTTGGTTTGGGGTGGCGACGATCGGAAAGCAATCACCCTGAAATTCTTCATTTATACCCTGGCCGGAAGCTTATTCCTGTTGTTCGGGATTATTTATTTATATCAACTCACGCCAGGCACACATACAACTGATTTTTCGGCATTCAGTCAACTACAGATTCCGGCAGGAACCCAAAACTGGCTGTTCTGGATTCTGTTCATCGCTTTTGCCATCAAGATGCCAATATTTCCGTTTCATACCTGGCAACCACCAACCTATAAAATGGCATCTACACAAGGCGTAATGATTCTGGCCGGAGTGATGACCAAAATGGGAATTTACGGCGCTTTACGCTTCCTTTTTCCTGTTGTACCACTCGGAGTTTTATACTGGCAGAATCTGGTGATTATAATGAGCCTTACTGGCGTTATATACGCGTCGGTAATTGCCTATAAGCACACCAACCTGAAAACGATGATCGCTTATTCGTCGATGGCGCACATTTCTCTCATGGCCGCTGCCCTATTTGTACTAAATTCCTATGCTTATCAGGGACTTATTTTTCAGGTTCTCAGTCACGGAGTTACCATTGCAGCCCTATTTTACGTGGCCTGCTTGGTTAAAGAACAGACAGGAACAACTGAAATGCCCCAATTGGGCGGATTAAAAATAAACGCACCAAACATGGCTATTTTATTTCTGATCATTCTGTTGGGATCAATTGCCCTTCCGCTGACTGCGGGTTTTGTGGGAGAGTTTCTGATGATAACCGGGCTGTTTCAACAATCAATTTGGTTCGCTTTATTTGGAGGATTAACCATGATTCTTGGAGCCATTTACATGCTTTACGCTTACCAACGGGTTATGCTGGGCGATAAAAAGCTTGCTTTTGCAAAAGCGACAGATTTAGGTGCTTTGGATTACTGGATTTTAATTCCGTTGATCGTTGTAATTCTCGGACTTGGAATTTACCCGCAACCGATATTTGATATACTAAAGCCTGTTGCCGAAGTCTTTTCGGGCTTGGCACATTAA
- a CDS encoding NADH-quinone oxidoreductase subunit N: protein MSALIFTIVLGIIVLYLGFTKNKAILAPVAITGLGVSLILSIRDWGLGSKYFHDMIILDNFSIAFNISMIIITILIFLFGVDYYETMEFHVAEHYALMLFALTGAFLMTSFSNLIMLFLGIEILSIPLYVLAGGKKYSYRSNEASFKYFMLGSFATAIFLFGIALVYGASATFYLPEIKTYIAQFNGHLPPMLMVGLLFILIGVAFKIAAAPFHFWSPDVYEGAPTLVTAFMATVVKTAGFAAFYRLLGMGLLPLPPQLEKALWVMTGLTLLIGNLGALKQTNFKRLLAYSAISHSGFLMLAMLSQHDSSASVLLYYTFVYSLATVPLFIIFILMKRASDGLEDLTIFRGLYKAKPWVAVPAIVLLMSLAGIPPTSGFMAKYQVFVLSISQGILLTSIFAIVMAIIGVYYYFFVIREIFTDKQQPYPIIVSKINGALIIVCTVAVLFMGIFMWRLPI from the coding sequence ATGAGTGCATTAATTTTTACGATAGTTCTGGGAATAATAGTTTTGTATCTGGGATTCACCAAAAACAAAGCCATTTTGGCGCCTGTCGCGATTACAGGCTTAGGAGTTTCACTCATACTTTCAATCAGAGATTGGGGACTCGGATCGAAGTATTTCCACGACATGATTATACTCGACAATTTTTCGATTGCCTTCAACATCTCCATGATCATTATAACCATTCTGATTTTTCTGTTTGGAGTCGACTATTACGAAACGATGGAGTTTCATGTTGCTGAGCATTATGCACTCATGTTGTTTGCCCTTACAGGAGCTTTCCTGATGACCTCGTTCTCTAATCTGATTATGCTTTTCCTGGGTATTGAAATTCTATCTATTCCATTGTATGTGCTGGCGGGAGGGAAAAAATACTCCTATCGGTCTAACGAAGCATCGTTTAAATATTTTATGCTCGGTTCGTTTGCCACAGCCATTTTCCTTTTCGGAATTGCCTTGGTTTACGGAGCTTCAGCAACATTTTATCTTCCTGAAATCAAAACTTACATTGCCCAATTCAACGGTCATTTGCCTCCAATGTTAATGGTTGGGCTCCTCTTTATCCTGATTGGTGTTGCATTTAAAATTGCAGCGGCTCCCTTTCATTTCTGGAGTCCCGATGTGTATGAAGGAGCTCCGACTCTTGTCACTGCGTTTATGGCAACTGTGGTAAAAACCGCAGGGTTTGCTGCCTTTTACCGTTTACTCGGAATGGGACTGTTACCATTGCCTCCACAACTCGAAAAGGCGCTTTGGGTAATGACAGGATTGACCTTATTGATTGGAAATCTTGGAGCTTTAAAACAAACTAATTTTAAACGACTTCTTGCCTATTCGGCTATCTCGCACAGCGGGTTCCTTATGCTCGCCATGCTATCGCAGCACGACTCATCGGCATCAGTTTTATTATACTACACCTTTGTTTATTCGCTGGCTACAGTTCCATTGTTCATCATTTTTATCCTGATGAAACGTGCTTCAGATGGCTTGGAAGACCTTACTATATTCCGTGGCCTTTACAAAGCAAAGCCATGGGTTGCTGTGCCAGCAATTGTCTTGCTGATGTCGTTGGCAGGTATTCCGCCAACTTCAGGATTTATGGCCAAGTACCAGGTTTTTGTATTGTCTATCAGCCAGGGAATTTTACTGACAAGTATTTTCGCCATTGTCATGGCCATCATCGGAGTGTATTATTATTTCTTCGTGATTCGCGAAATTTTTACCGACAAGCAACAGCCCTATCCGATTATTGTCAGCAAAATCAATGGAGCGCTGATTATAGTTTGCACTGTTGCTGTATTGTTTATGGGAATTTTCATGTGGCGATTGCCTATTTAA
- a CDS encoding NADH-quinone oxidoreductase subunit J family protein encodes MTFLFYLLSAIMVISALMVISTRSPINSVLSLIVCFIAMAGHYILLNAQFLAVVHLIVYTGAIMVLFLFVIMLLNLNKVTIPTKTSVTRISAVITGGLFFLVMVAATRLTFEIHPRYPFTNQIGLVSEVGKTLFKEFLLPFEVSSVLFISAMIGAVMFGKKDETKKL; translated from the coding sequence ATGACATTTCTATTTTACCTGCTTTCGGCAATCATGGTTATTAGCGCATTAATGGTTATTTCTACCAGAAGTCCGATAAACAGTGTTCTTTCACTGATTGTGTGCTTTATCGCCATGGCAGGTCATTACATCTTGCTGAATGCCCAGTTTCTGGCGGTGGTACACTTAATTGTTTACACGGGAGCTATTATGGTTTTGTTTCTGTTTGTAATCATGCTCCTGAATTTGAACAAAGTAACCATTCCAACAAAAACCTCGGTAACCAGAATATCGGCAGTAATAACCGGAGGATTATTTTTTCTGGTTATGGTTGCTGCAACACGACTGACGTTTGAAATACATCCGCGCTACCCGTTTACCAACCAAATCGGATTGGTTTCCGAAGTAGGCAAAACATTGTTTAAGGAATTCCTTTTACCCTTTGAAGTATCATCAGTTCTATTTATTTCGGCTATGATTGGTGCAGTCATGTTTGGCAAAAAAGACGAGACTAAGAAGTTATGA